From Corynebacterium frankenforstense DSM 45800, the proteins below share one genomic window:
- a CDS encoding RNA-binding S4 domain-containing protein yields MQDVEVPVSGGSIKLGQFIKLAGLVATGGEAKAVISEGLVTVNGETDTRRGRHLAIGDRVCVAEACAVVAEDDGEDDYFDEATADDDFDPEKWRNM; encoded by the coding sequence ATGCAGGACGTTGAGGTTCCCGTCTCCGGCGGGTCGATCAAACTGGGTCAGTTCATCAAGCTCGCCGGCCTCGTGGCCACGGGCGGGGAGGCCAAGGCCGTCATCTCCGAGGGCCTGGTCACCGTCAACGGCGAGACCGACACGCGCCGCGGGCGCCACCTCGCCATCGGCGACCGGGTCTGCGTGGCCGAGGCCTGCGCCGTGGTCGCCGAGGACGACGGCGAGGACGACTACTTCGACGAGGCCACCGCTGACGACGACTTCGACCCCGAGAAGTGGAGGAACATGTAG
- a CDS encoding VOC family protein, translating into MPAFNAQGGMPYWIDLNTPEPEAAARFYTGLLNWQVNEEVEGSGYLVARVQGLPVAGLIPATGGATTWVTYFLADDLEAQLDRIGELGGTVLAGPTDAQIGRMGVAADPNGALFGLVEPRGEDAFVAGGEPGCAVWHELTCTSGFDKALDFYTGLFGWQSATVGGEGTDLPRYGTLLADSAPFAGLRDAAGHFPEGVPGFWQTFLGVLDVDTAAARVPELGGEVIQGPFDAEFGRLLIIADPTGATVTLCEVEEYEELDIQEGNDVFEALRAQGLG; encoded by the coding sequence ATGCCCGCGTTCAACGCCCAGGGCGGCATGCCCTACTGGATCGACCTGAACACCCCCGAGCCCGAGGCCGCGGCCCGCTTCTACACCGGGCTGCTGAACTGGCAGGTCAACGAGGAGGTCGAGGGCTCCGGCTACCTCGTCGCCCGCGTGCAGGGCCTGCCGGTGGCGGGCCTGATCCCCGCCACCGGCGGCGCGACGACGTGGGTGACCTACTTCCTCGCCGACGACCTCGAGGCGCAGCTGGACCGCATCGGCGAGCTCGGCGGCACGGTCCTCGCCGGGCCCACCGACGCCCAGATCGGGCGCATGGGCGTCGCCGCCGACCCGAACGGCGCGCTCTTCGGCCTGGTCGAACCGCGCGGCGAGGACGCCTTCGTCGCCGGCGGCGAGCCCGGCTGCGCCGTCTGGCACGAGTTGACCTGCACCTCCGGCTTCGATAAGGCGCTCGACTTCTACACCGGCCTCTTCGGCTGGCAGTCCGCCACCGTCGGCGGCGAGGGCACCGACCTGCCGCGCTACGGCACGCTGCTCGCCGACTCCGCCCCCTTCGCCGGCCTCCGCGACGCCGCCGGCCACTTCCCCGAGGGCGTGCCCGGTTTCTGGCAGACCTTCCTGGGTGTGCTCGACGTCGACACGGCCGCCGCGCGCGTGCCCGAGCTCGGCGGCGAGGTCATCCAGGGCCCCTTCGACGCCGAGTTCGGCCGCCTGCTCATCATCGCCGACCCCACCGGCGCGACGGTGACGCTCTGCGAGGTCGAGGAGTACGAGGAGCTCGACATCCAGGAGGGCAACGACGTCTTCGAGGCCCTGCGCGCGCAGGGCCTGGGCTAG
- a CDS encoding MGMT family protein encodes MLDDAAPDSPLALDDVTDAVLAVVDKIPAGRVASYGAVGAAAGTTARRAGRAMRTHGHLTAWWRVVRADGTSPVGERARVHWDEEGIPYTVTRTREGARYRVDMRWAGLRPGEI; translated from the coding sequence TTGCTTGACGACGCCGCGCCCGACTCGCCCTTGGCGTTGGACGACGTCACCGACGCCGTCCTCGCAGTAGTCGACAAGATCCCGGCAGGCCGGGTGGCCAGCTACGGCGCGGTCGGTGCGGCCGCCGGCACCACCGCGCGCCGGGCGGGCCGCGCGATGCGCACCCACGGCCACCTGACCGCCTGGTGGCGGGTGGTGCGCGCGGACGGCACCTCGCCGGTGGGGGAGCGGGCACGTGTCCACTGGGACGAGGAGGGCATCCCGTACACGGTGACCCGCACCCGCGAGGGCGCGCGTTACCGCGTGGATATGCGTTGGGCGGGTCTGCGACCGGGAGAAATTTAG
- a CDS encoding ATP-binding protein — protein sequence MDWTADKVRAAVEDMRRYGDDFVSVEAKRADGGLPESLSETVCAFANMPGGGVILLGVDQHDGFAISGVRQPNVLAQGLVDRTRATVDPAPHVVTSSVEIEGVSVVVAEVRPVHPSLRPAEVDGVAYLRQGDGDYQMNANDLRLLEIDKLLFREQVPGELRPVAGTSREDLDGDLTGAYLGSIRRRSRRLGALSSDDDLLRTVGVLTKDGELTVAGLYGLGYYPQGRLPSLSVTAAVRLDRGRGPARTRNLTHFEGPVPQMLTDVVDWIAANTGTEQAYREDGHMEQRPEFPGRAIRELVANALVHRDLGPASLDEPGRHVDVRVHNDRMVITSPGGLRGVSVEQLESTEVHTAEVNQRLYQLMKYAVTPDGSRVVEGEGGGIREMFDSVREAGLARPRLFDNGVKFTVMLPRKRRFTADDEKALERRFPGTDLSAIQKTVILAGDAGETWTPERVVEEFSPLDRESARREIEWLREHGYLETASTPLSPANDRDTGPSSSFPQEQSAGPDEQPVPSSTGRGIDRIPTNQQLVMEALVAGPLNFAGIVDGTGLTQGQARYAVNKLIEAEAIEMVGGQGSRRTFYRVKPES from the coding sequence ATGGACTGGACCGCGGACAAGGTGCGTGCAGCCGTCGAGGACATGCGGCGCTACGGTGACGACTTCGTCTCGGTGGAAGCCAAACGCGCAGACGGGGGACTGCCCGAGAGTCTCTCGGAGACAGTGTGCGCTTTTGCGAACATGCCGGGCGGGGGCGTCATTCTGCTCGGAGTCGACCAGCATGACGGTTTCGCCATCTCCGGTGTCCGCCAACCCAATGTGCTCGCTCAGGGCCTGGTCGACAGGACCCGTGCCACGGTGGATCCCGCGCCCCATGTAGTGACGAGCTCAGTGGAGATCGAGGGCGTCAGCGTCGTGGTCGCGGAAGTTCGACCGGTCCACCCGAGTCTGCGCCCCGCAGAGGTGGATGGTGTCGCGTACCTGCGTCAGGGCGACGGCGATTACCAGATGAACGCCAATGACCTGCGTCTTCTCGAGATCGACAAGCTGCTGTTCAGGGAGCAGGTGCCCGGCGAGCTACGGCCGGTGGCCGGCACTTCGAGAGAAGACCTCGATGGCGACCTGACCGGCGCTTACCTGGGCAGCATCCGACGGCGCAGCAGGCGTCTCGGGGCTTTGTCCTCCGATGACGATCTTCTTCGCACAGTCGGAGTCCTGACAAAGGACGGGGAACTGACGGTCGCCGGCCTCTACGGACTCGGCTACTACCCGCAGGGACGGTTGCCTTCGCTGTCTGTGACCGCGGCGGTGCGTCTCGATCGGGGGCGGGGACCGGCGCGAACCCGGAATCTGACTCACTTCGAGGGACCCGTGCCGCAGATGCTCACTGACGTGGTGGACTGGATCGCCGCGAACACCGGTACCGAGCAGGCCTACCGCGAGGACGGACACATGGAGCAGCGCCCGGAGTTCCCCGGGCGGGCGATCCGCGAGCTTGTGGCCAATGCCCTGGTCCACCGGGATCTCGGCCCGGCGTCCCTCGATGAGCCGGGCCGACACGTCGACGTCCGGGTCCACAACGACCGAATGGTGATCACCAGCCCGGGCGGTCTGCGTGGCGTGTCGGTTGAGCAGCTGGAGAGCACCGAGGTCCACACCGCTGAGGTCAACCAGCGTCTCTATCAGCTGATGAAGTACGCCGTCACCCCTGACGGTTCCCGCGTGGTCGAGGGAGAGGGCGGCGGAATCCGGGAGATGTTCGACTCCGTGCGTGAGGCGGGGTTGGCCAGGCCCAGGCTCTTCGACAACGGCGTGAAATTCACCGTCATGCTGCCCAGGAAACGACGGTTCACCGCCGACGACGAGAAGGCTCTGGAGCGGCGTTTCCCCGGCACTGATCTCTCGGCGATCCAGAAGACGGTCATTCTGGCCGGCGACGCCGGAGAGACGTGGACCCCGGAGCGGGTAGTCGAGGAGTTCTCGCCGCTGGACCGGGAAAGCGCTCGAAGGGAGATCGAGTGGTTGCGGGAACACGGTTACCTGGAGACGGCATCGACCCCGCTGAGCCCGGCAAATGACCGCGATACCGGTCCGTCTTCGAGCTTCCCGCAGGAACAGTCCGCTGGGCCTGACGAGCAGCCGGTACCGTCCTCGACCGGCCGAGGGATCGATCGGATCCCCACCAACCAGCAGCTCGTCATGGAGGCGTTGGTCGCCGGCCCGCTGAACTTCGCCGGCATCGTGGACGGCACCGGGCTGACTCAGGGGCAGGCGCGCTACGCGGTGAACAAACTGATCGAAGCCGAAGCCATAGAAATGGTCGGCGGCCAAGGCAGCCGCCGGACCTTCTACCGGGTCAAACCCGAAAGCTGA
- a CDS encoding alpha/beta hydrolase produces MNDASHEHDQDLEKQADQRTEAEIDAAERAAFHVGGVDRTPTEEEQLEQIGSYIDAHYPLPPFTPPWAGGDGDPEPADKWTALLPDRLTHAGMLMLGAGLDHSMPGVAFGTPATVEELPELNAAAFVPPEPTGAWAVSLHSGGWWRGAGEAMEMQWRPEVAAAAVLSGTTIIDLDYPLAPEHTVPEMVSAVEACIDHARAQGAKTVTVWGYSSGGALAVLAGARADALVLTFPDLGSVAKLPDAVRDGAELPAPSEWAPTLAQIGLQDEIAARPEGIDDAAQITVSELVARHRIQTPAVARKKVQQVADYLREVTPREGK; encoded by the coding sequence ATGAACGACGCATCCCACGAGCACGACCAGGACCTCGAAAAGCAGGCTGACCAGCGCACGGAGGCGGAGATCGACGCCGCCGAGCGCGCGGCCTTCCACGTCGGCGGGGTCGACCGCACCCCGACCGAGGAGGAGCAGCTCGAGCAGATCGGCTCCTACATCGACGCGCACTACCCGCTGCCGCCGTTCACCCCGCCGTGGGCCGGCGGCGACGGCGACCCGGAGCCGGCCGACAAGTGGACCGCGCTGCTGCCGGACCGCCTGACCCACGCGGGCATGCTGATGCTGGGCGCGGGCCTGGACCACTCGATGCCGGGCGTGGCCTTCGGCACCCCGGCCACGGTCGAGGAGCTCCCCGAGCTGAACGCCGCCGCCTTCGTGCCGCCGGAGCCGACGGGCGCGTGGGCCGTCTCGCTGCACTCGGGCGGCTGGTGGCGCGGCGCCGGCGAGGCGATGGAGATGCAGTGGCGCCCCGAGGTCGCGGCCGCGGCGGTGCTCTCGGGCACGACGATCATCGACCTCGACTACCCGCTCGCCCCCGAGCACACGGTCCCGGAGATGGTCTCCGCCGTCGAGGCGTGCATCGACCACGCCCGCGCGCAGGGCGCGAAGACGGTCACGGTGTGGGGTTACTCCTCGGGTGGCGCGCTGGCGGTGCTCGCCGGCGCGCGTGCCGACGCCCTGGTGCTGACGTTCCCGGACCTGGGCAGCGTGGCCAAGCTTCCCGACGCCGTGCGTGACGGCGCCGAGCTTCCCGCCCCGTCCGAGTGGGCGCCGACGCTGGCGCAGATCGGCCTACAGGACGAGATCGCCGCCCGCCCGGAGGGGATTGACGACGCCGCGCAGATCACCGTGAGCGAGCTCGTCGCCCGGCACCGCATCCAGACGCCGGCGGTGGCGCGCAAGAAGGTGCAGCAGGTCGCCGACTACCTGCGCGAGGTCACCCCGCGCGAGGGGAAGTAG
- a CDS encoding CG0192 family protein, producing MSGTAHIYDAELNPTKEDLARRFAGFDEVVGSWRLVDPDDQVGIEILVGRDFYGRVLQLPVTYRPIEDALDEGVTFTEMDHSELGRRAVTMATADPVAVREMIRAILTGDTSADFSLGSPVLTAHGSGCVADDPISEVGEVEVRECTRQRASGVALVDGAHRNFVLRIAAQPGPARPSSTGYQTPKLRLTTTAPELFGDSEVVLADLYWMG from the coding sequence ATGAGCGGAACCGCGCACATCTACGACGCCGAGCTGAACCCCACCAAGGAAGACCTGGCCCGCCGCTTCGCCGGCTTCGACGAGGTCGTCGGGTCCTGGCGGCTGGTCGACCCCGACGACCAGGTCGGCATCGAGATCCTCGTCGGCCGCGACTTCTACGGCCGCGTGCTCCAGCTGCCCGTGACCTACCGGCCGATCGAGGACGCGCTCGACGAGGGCGTGACCTTCACCGAGATGGACCACAGCGAACTCGGCCGACGCGCGGTCACCATGGCCACCGCCGACCCGGTCGCGGTGCGCGAGATGATCCGCGCGATCCTTACCGGCGACACCTCGGCGGACTTCTCGCTGGGCAGCCCCGTGCTCACCGCGCACGGCAGCGGCTGCGTGGCCGACGACCCGATCAGCGAGGTCGGCGAGGTGGAGGTGCGTGAGTGCACCCGTCAGCGCGCCTCCGGCGTGGCGCTTGTCGACGGCGCGCACAGGAACTTCGTGCTGCGTATCGCCGCTCAGCCCGGCCCGGCCCGCCCCTCGAGCACCGGGTACCAGACGCCGAAGCTGCGGCTGACGACCACGGCGCCCGAGCTCTTCGGTGACTCCGAGGTCGTGCTGGCCGACCTGTACTGGATGGGGTAG
- a CDS encoding MaoC/PaaZ C-terminal domain-containing protein produces the protein MAAATNGYTKLAAVPDLMGEYRAALGGMVPGLGALKKGSGAGGSGSGSGARSGAGAGGAGAREIPAERFEVHGVVPDTAHLAEYCRTTGLRFGEELPATYPYVLAFPLAIKVMNSKGFPFGAVGVVHLTNAIEQTRPLHVGEALDIRVRAENPRAHRAGMLIDMVTEITVPAEGDEVVWRQVSGFLGKGAKTEGLPAAADSTVKAAGEPAANPAFVRVTQDTISAYAEASGDKNPIHVSKVGAKAFGFPSTIAHGMWSAAAMLAGMEGLVPEAARFEVEFSKPVRLPSKVAFTADRDADGAGAAGVSTGGSTAVSATGSGWGLQLRSAKKPEVIHAVGRLEPLN, from the coding sequence ATGGCTGCTGCGACCAACGGTTACACGAAGCTCGCTGCCGTCCCCGACCTGATGGGCGAGTACCGCGCGGCGCTCGGCGGGATGGTGCCCGGGCTGGGTGCGCTGAAGAAGGGATCGGGTGCCGGCGGTTCCGGCTCTGGTTCGGGCGCCCGTTCTGGCGCCGGTGCCGGTGGCGCCGGAGCGCGGGAGATCCCGGCCGAGCGCTTCGAGGTCCACGGCGTGGTCCCCGACACCGCGCACCTGGCCGAGTACTGCCGCACCACCGGCCTGCGCTTCGGCGAGGAGCTGCCCGCGACCTACCCCTACGTGCTGGCGTTCCCGCTGGCCATCAAGGTGATGAACTCGAAGGGCTTCCCCTTCGGCGCCGTCGGCGTGGTCCACCTGACCAACGCCATCGAGCAGACCCGGCCGCTGCACGTCGGCGAGGCGCTCGACATCCGCGTGCGCGCCGAGAACCCGCGCGCCCACCGCGCGGGCATGCTCATCGACATGGTCACCGAGATCACCGTGCCCGCCGAGGGCGACGAGGTGGTCTGGCGGCAGGTCTCCGGCTTCCTGGGCAAGGGCGCCAAGACCGAGGGGCTGCCCGCCGCGGCCGACTCCACGGTCAAGGCCGCCGGGGAGCCTGCGGCCAACCCCGCCTTCGTGCGGGTCACCCAGGACACGATCTCCGCGTACGCCGAGGCCAGCGGGGACAAGAACCCGATCCACGTCTCCAAGGTGGGCGCGAAGGCCTTCGGGTTCCCGAGCACCATCGCCCACGGCATGTGGTCGGCCGCCGCGATGCTCGCCGGGATGGAGGGCCTGGTGCCCGAGGCCGCGCGCTTCGAGGTGGAGTTCAGCAAGCCGGTGCGGCTGCCCTCGAAGGTCGCGTTCACGGCCGACCGGGATGCGGACGGTGCGGGGGCGGCTGGCGTGTCGACCGGCGGGTCGACCGCCGTCTCCGCGACCGGTTCCGGCTGGGGGCTGCAGCTGCGCTCGGCGAAGAAGCCCGAGGTCATCCACGCCGTCGGGCGGCTCGAGCCGCTGAACTGA
- a CDS encoding 3-oxoacyl-ACP reductase has protein sequence MPKSGLLEQFINSPLAAKAGVPQGEKLRRHAPGEPALDGPVVIGGDGRLAGGLRDLLGGDYQYLSAEADTKRAALVFDATGITRPEDLEALYDFFHPQLRKVTPCARLVVLGTTPEATADIDERIAQRALEGFTRSLAKELRRGATCQLVYTDPALGAGSAATGAGTGEGGAHAASASGLTPLASTLRFLLSGKSAFVDGQVIRVGAQAAEEPADWERPLEGRVAVVTGAARGIGATIAEVLARDGARVVCVDIPAAGEGLTNTANKVKGTALPLDVTADNAAEVIAEHVRERFDAPIDTIVHNAGVTRDKLLANMNEGQWKMVQNINLVAPVRITEALLEAGALSDSARVVGVSSMAGISGNRGQTNYATTKAGVIGLVDALSGKFAETGAGLTVNAVAPGFIETAMTAAMPLGPREVGRRINSLQQGGQTVDVAETIAYFAAPASSAVSGNTVRVCGQNMMGA, from the coding sequence ATGCCGAAGTCCGGACTGCTCGAACAGTTCATCAACTCCCCGCTCGCCGCCAAGGCCGGCGTGCCGCAGGGCGAGAAGCTGCGCCGCCACGCCCCGGGCGAGCCCGCCCTCGACGGCCCCGTCGTCATCGGCGGCGACGGCCGGCTGGCCGGCGGCCTGCGCGACCTGCTCGGCGGCGACTACCAGTACCTCTCCGCCGAGGCCGACACCAAGCGCGCCGCCCTCGTCTTCGACGCCACCGGCATCACCCGCCCCGAGGACCTCGAGGCCCTCTACGACTTCTTCCACCCGCAGCTGCGCAAGGTCACCCCCTGCGCCCGCCTCGTCGTCCTCGGCACCACCCCCGAGGCCACCGCGGACATCGACGAGCGCATCGCCCAGCGCGCCCTCGAGGGATTCACCCGCTCGCTGGCCAAGGAGCTGCGCCGAGGCGCCACCTGCCAGCTCGTCTACACCGACCCGGCGCTCGGCGCCGGGTCCGCCGCCACGGGTGCGGGAACCGGCGAGGGCGGGGCGCACGCGGCGTCGGCAAGCGGACTCACCCCGCTGGCCTCCACGCTGCGCTTCCTGCTCTCCGGCAAGTCCGCCTTCGTCGACGGGCAGGTCATCCGCGTCGGCGCGCAGGCCGCCGAGGAGCCCGCCGACTGGGAGCGCCCGCTCGAGGGGCGCGTCGCCGTGGTCACCGGTGCCGCCCGCGGCATCGGCGCGACCATCGCCGAGGTGCTCGCCCGCGACGGCGCGCGCGTGGTCTGCGTCGACATCCCCGCCGCCGGTGAGGGCCTGACCAACACCGCCAACAAGGTCAAGGGCACCGCGCTGCCGCTCGACGTGACCGCCGACAACGCCGCCGAGGTCATCGCCGAGCACGTGCGCGAGCGCTTCGACGCCCCGATCGACACCATCGTGCACAACGCCGGTGTCACCCGCGACAAGCTGTTGGCCAACATGAACGAGGGCCAGTGGAAGATGGTGCAGAACATCAACCTCGTCGCCCCGGTGCGCATCACCGAGGCCCTGCTCGAGGCCGGTGCGCTCTCCGACTCCGCGCGCGTGGTCGGTGTCTCCTCGATGGCCGGCATCTCCGGCAACCGCGGCCAGACCAACTACGCGACCACCAAGGCCGGCGTGATCGGGCTGGTCGACGCGCTCTCCGGCAAGTTCGCCGAGACCGGCGCCGGCCTGACCGTCAACGCCGTGGCCCCCGGCTTCATCGAGACCGCCATGACCGCCGCGATGCCGCTCGGCCCGCGCGAGGTCGGCCGGCGCATCAACTCGCTGCAGCAGGGCGGCCAGACCGTCGACGTCGCCGAGACCATCGCGTACTTCGCCGCCCCGGCGTCGTCCGCGGTCAGCGGCAACACCGTGCGCGTGTGCGGCCAGAACATGATGGGGGCGTAA
- a CDS encoding acetyl-CoA C-acetyltransferase has translation MTTSTRRVAVLGGNRIPFARSNREYADASNQDMLTAAIDGLVARYGLQDERLGMVVAGAVLKHSRDFNLTRECVLGSALSSQTPAMDVQQACGTGLAAAVSVADAIARGRIEAGLAGGVDTTSDAPLAVGDELRRTLIKLTTAKSTADKLKLVGSIRPKQLAPEQPQNGEPRTGLSMGEHAAITAREFGITRQTQDELAVASHRNLAAAYEAGFFSDLLTPFLGVQRDTNLRPDSDTEKLAKLKPVFGKKDAERHGAQATMTAGNSTPLTDGASVALLASEEWAEQHNIPVRAYLVDTEIAAVDFVHGPDGLLMAPTYAVPRMLERNGLSLQDFDFYEIHEAFASQVLATLAAWESDEYCRGRLGLEGALGSIDRAKLNVKGSSLAAGHPFAATGGRILATAAKTLEENGGGRTLVSICAAGGQGIVAILER, from the coding sequence ATGACCACCTCCACCCGCCGCGTCGCCGTCCTCGGCGGCAACCGCATCCCCTTCGCGCGCTCCAACCGCGAGTACGCCGACGCCTCCAACCAGGACATGCTCACGGCCGCCATCGACGGGCTCGTCGCCCGCTACGGCCTGCAGGACGAGCGCCTCGGCATGGTCGTCGCGGGCGCCGTGCTCAAGCACTCCCGCGACTTCAACCTCACCCGCGAGTGCGTGCTCGGCTCCGCGCTGAGCTCGCAGACCCCGGCCATGGACGTCCAGCAGGCCTGCGGCACCGGCCTGGCCGCCGCGGTCTCCGTGGCGGACGCGATCGCCCGCGGCCGCATCGAGGCCGGCCTGGCCGGCGGTGTGGACACCACCTCGGACGCCCCGCTGGCCGTCGGCGACGAACTGCGCCGCACCCTGATCAAGCTGACCACCGCCAAGTCCACCGCGGACAAGCTCAAGCTCGTCGGCTCGATCCGCCCGAAGCAGCTGGCGCCCGAGCAGCCGCAGAACGGCGAGCCGCGCACCGGGCTGTCGATGGGCGAGCACGCCGCGATCACCGCCCGTGAGTTCGGCATCACCCGCCAGACCCAGGACGAGCTGGCCGTCGCCTCGCACCGCAACCTCGCCGCCGCCTACGAGGCCGGGTTCTTCTCCGACCTGCTCACCCCGTTCCTCGGCGTGCAGCGCGACACCAACCTGCGCCCGGACTCCGACACGGAGAAGCTGGCCAAGCTCAAGCCGGTCTTCGGCAAGAAGGACGCCGAGCGCCACGGCGCGCAGGCGACCATGACCGCCGGCAACTCCACCCCGCTGACCGACGGCGCCTCGGTGGCCCTGCTGGCCAGCGAGGAGTGGGCGGAGCAGCACAACATCCCGGTGCGCGCCTATCTGGTCGACACCGAGATCGCCGCGGTCGACTTCGTCCACGGCCCGGACGGCCTGCTGATGGCCCCGACCTACGCCGTGCCGCGCATGCTCGAGCGCAACGGCCTGAGCCTGCAGGACTTCGACTTCTACGAGATCCACGAGGCCTTCGCCTCCCAGGTCCTGGCCACCCTGGCCGCCTGGGAGTCCGACGAGTACTGCCGCGGGCGCCTGGGTCTCGAGGGCGCGCTGGGCTCCATCGACCGCGCGAAGCTCAACGTCAAGGGCTCCTCGCTGGCCGCCGGCCACCCCTTCGCCGCCACCGGCGGGCGCATCCTGGCCACCGCCGCGAAGACGCTCGAGGAGAACGGCGGCGGCCGCACTCTGGTCAGCATCTGCGCCGCCGGCGGCCAGGGCATCGTCGCCATCCTGGAGCGCTGA
- a CDS encoding acyl-CoA dehydrogenase family protein encodes MSNKTTTAKPESGSPAVLPTETDDKIGRGLRAILDGPWARLRREVRETINNPDLLPAPHLSLDEQRERLLGQVKAMGATGIQSGAFSVANGGQGENGNMLTSLEMIGGVNLQLMVKAGVQWGLWGGAVDALGTERHRQYVQDTIDLKLLGAFAMTERGHGSNVRDLETTAHFDPATGEFDIHSPTPSSEKTYLGNAAKHGSIAAVFAQLYTPESEESRGVHCFIVPIRDDSGNPLPGVTIEDNGHKGGLNGVDNGTLKFDHVRVPRENLLNRFGDVDEKGHYTSSIESDDRRFFTMLGTLIRGRIAVGAAAGAATRSALAIATKYATRRRQFETVPGKERLLIGHRQHRRRLIPRIARSYALALLQNQLIKTADERLRDTETVNRTGEDLWKQREFESRAAAVKIANTAHAMDAIQEAREACGGAGYMAENLLTTFRADADVFVTFEGDNTVLAQLVGKEIITAYSREMSGLSGIDIVKFGVDSVSEILRKRTPIPLTVQNWVESISRNDENSLFNASYQLKLFQEREQNMLRALGRRLRTAKDLPLAEAAEVVDKAQDHLIDCAWARVDTLLLEALLEAEADMDDLPEDSLLRKVFEQIRQLFALDTILKNSGWYQEKNVLAGGRISAARAAVNDLVDSLGPWAEQLVDGFGVPDVVLDVPMLTTRAGVDGVPERNREEIAADLAGSTGVADRVPNGEVSGDDAAGRHAAE; translated from the coding sequence ATGAGTAACAAAACAACCACGGCCAAGCCCGAGTCCGGTAGCCCGGCCGTCCTGCCCACCGAGACCGACGACAAGATCGGCCGCGGTCTGCGCGCCATCCTCGACGGCCCCTGGGCCCGCCTGCGCCGCGAGGTGCGCGAGACCATCAACAACCCGGACCTCCTGCCGGCCCCGCATCTCAGCCTCGACGAGCAGCGCGAGCGCCTGCTCGGCCAGGTCAAGGCCATGGGGGCCACCGGCATCCAGTCCGGCGCCTTCTCCGTGGCCAACGGCGGCCAGGGCGAGAACGGCAACATGCTCACCAGCCTCGAGATGATCGGCGGGGTCAACCTGCAGCTCATGGTCAAGGCCGGCGTGCAGTGGGGCCTGTGGGGCGGTGCCGTCGACGCCCTCGGCACCGAGCGCCACCGCCAGTACGTGCAGGACACCATCGACCTGAAGCTGCTCGGCGCCTTCGCCATGACCGAGCGCGGCCACGGCTCCAACGTCCGCGACCTGGAGACCACCGCCCACTTCGACCCGGCCACCGGCGAGTTCGACATCCACTCGCCGACGCCCTCCTCGGAGAAGACCTACCTGGGCAACGCCGCCAAGCACGGCTCCATCGCCGCCGTCTTCGCCCAGCTCTACACCCCGGAGAGCGAGGAGTCCCGCGGCGTGCACTGCTTCATCGTGCCGATCCGCGACGACTCCGGAAACCCCCTGCCCGGCGTGACCATCGAGGACAACGGCCACAAGGGCGGCCTCAACGGCGTCGACAACGGCACCCTGAAGTTCGACCACGTGCGCGTGCCGCGCGAGAATCTGCTCAACCGCTTCGGCGACGTCGACGAGAAGGGCCACTACACCTCCTCGATCGAGTCGGACGACCGCCGCTTCTTCACCATGCTCGGCACACTGATCCGCGGCCGCATCGCGGTCGGCGCCGCCGCCGGCGCCGCCACGCGCTCGGCGCTGGCCATCGCCACGAAGTACGCGACGCGACGTCGTCAATTTGAGACGGTGCCCGGCAAGGAGCGGCTCCTGATCGGCCACCGCCAGCACCGCCGCCGCCTCATCCCGCGCATCGCGCGCTCCTACGCGCTGGCGCTGCTGCAGAACCAGCTGATCAAGACCGCCGATGAGCGCCTGCGCGACACCGAGACGGTCAACCGCACCGGCGAGGACCTGTGGAAGCAGCGCGAGTTTGAGTCGCGCGCCGCGGCCGTCAAGATCGCCAACACCGCCCACGCCATGGACGCCATCCAGGAGGCCCGCGAGGCCTGCGGCGGCGCCGGCTACATGGCGGAGAACCTGCTGACCACCTTCCGCGCGGACGCCGACGTCTTCGTCACCTTCGAGGGCGACAACACGGTGCTCGCGCAGCTGGTGGGCAAGGAGATCATCACCGCCTACTCGCGCGAGATGTCCGGGCTGTCGGGCATCGACATCGTCAAGTTCGGCGTAGACAGCGTCAGTGAGATCCTGCGCAAGCGCACCCCGATCCCGCTGACCGTGCAGAACTGGGTCGAGAGCATCAGCCGCAACGACGAGAACTCGCTGTTCAACGCGTCCTACCAGCTCAAGCTCTTCCAGGAGCGCGAGCAGAACATGCTGCGCGCGCTGGGGCGCCGCCTGCGCACGGCCAAGGACCTGCCGCTGGCCGAGGCCGCCGAGGTCGTGGACAAGGCCCAGGACCACCTCATCGACTGCGCCTGGGCGCGCGTGGACACCCTGCTGCTCGAGGCGCTCCTCGAGGCCGAGGCCGACATGGACGACCTGCCGGAGGACTCCCTGCTGCGCAAGGTCTTCGAGCAGATCCGCCAGCTCTTCGCGCTGGACACCATCCTGAAGAACTCGGGCTGGTACCAGGAGAAGAACGTGCTCGCCGGCGGCCGGATCTCCGCCGCGCGCGCTGCGGTCAACGACCTGGTCGACTCGCTGGGCCCGTGGGCCGAGCAGCTCGTCGACGGCTTCGGGGTGCCGGACGTGGTCCTCGACGTGCCGATGCTGACCACCCGCGCCGGCGTCGACGGCGTGCCGGAGCGGAACCGCGAGGAGATCGCCGCGGACCTGGCCGGCAGCACCGGCGTCGCCGACCGCGTGCCCAACGGCGAGGTGTCGGGTGACGACGCCGCGGGGCGCCACGCGGCCGAGTAA